The following coding sequences lie in one Pempheris klunzingeri isolate RE-2024b chromosome 13, fPemKlu1.hap1, whole genome shotgun sequence genomic window:
- the atr gene encoding serine/threonine-protein kinase ATR: protein MEGLEMSAMIPALQELASASAAEYDQAVQKPRQILCQFIDRILTDVDVVALGLNKKSSSEPACVMLLDFVQHIIKSSSLMFANPSCQPAEYPDTTQSCTDFSKWVALRLLRVAAAPDCDVIHGRVSAVLCSLLHTLRARVPFIFSRLTQELIFLAQDLSNILYAHIATLAGMGHTLGVHTQSRWPVTPQSFSISPVCASSYLTPSTLVLSSPAALESLTAVTIGVVTDALRGLVSRHDISVAWETACSLMANSNTRLRKSSMVMLRRLVELGGFPEMQGHEFFTAYLHLLETHSYTCAAITDFDEKHPYEGELLLLTRCVFQSSGVSHSHFEPIHLSQMFECVCTLGGTNVKLGAEVTESLCLLFSFLLSVAVVYETAALLRRQRVTEVCRMLARTIGTENQAECAEGFLKAALKAETLTVMQKSGDGEPAAKKSCKSSTNPVSKTTKTSSDVVDMRVGSEVWAVVNSRLEELLTFLNSDEAETTRTLSALKGLALILHLAALCSSPTSPSPLLWVPTETLGRALKSCQSVLEGGAQPVSNQNYFQSAIQSTVEVLDSILYLMTMNSQSEDGLQQRVCALLSLPWVCENKSVSAYKSSGFPSWLPALAQRLSSCYSPEIQADCVSLLAVLRRGVCEKWRVCVLSKSLQSPDEVVRVAAVRFFPLLLHHLGNTHHNLINSALLSRLEDSSEQVKKELARIIGQLSCIQSELSQLSDTRTESTRHPHILCLQLSLATEHAGSTFPSLRATVLRPFLPLLNHKAPSSVKQAFLEALPHLCQHVKLVAGESDSEAVLCALIGLLEDPDPEVRICFSQSVRFLLTETKNSEQDSLSELLVSRLKRAFNNAKLNRDDDLRNTLILTTGEIGRASQGSLVSFSLLRLLHCLLSKSSPVSVAAYAQIRALATAKGLKLQTLFSQYKNPICQFLVESLHSRHSSALRGTPDQSSESANQRELALDILAQIAHAFDFPDLHRFLTRTLQVLLPYLAAKASSTGSALIRTLANELKANRREILINNFKYIFSHLVCSCTKEELERAFHYLQSETEIELGSLLRQDFQGLHNELLLRLGEHYQQVFNGLAILASFASNDDPYQGPRDITTPERMADYLQPKLLGILAFFNMQLLSSSAGEKDRKKLALTSVMALMRLMGSKHISSVRVKMMTTLRTALRYREDFPLLCCQTWECFVRSLEPAHLGPLLSHVIVALLPLIPLQPKETAAIIRFLILDNREEVNDYLHEIYFLPDHPELRDIHTVLQDYKKLTASSSDLAAALQLSMRAVQHENVDVRVHALTSLRDVMHSKQEWLLRQVCASEAVEPVISNLVSVLLKGCQDSSPEARLLCGECLGELGAVDPGRLDLSHTHTHGDRNTFVSGVDDPNFAYDLLTELTRTFLAYADDVRAQDSAAYAIQELLSIFECREGRTDSPGRRLWRRFPEQIQEILEPHLNSRYKSSQKEVNWSKLKKPVYLSKRGSKFSDWSATWAGYLISKVRHELASRVFTCCSFIIKHDYKVTIYLLPHILLYMLLGCTPAEQQEVTEEMLAVLTEGDGPGGGRCQETASSLSQLSIQTVFSMLSHLTQWSRHILYATPKHNDGREYQRVVAFLKGIPQDVLAKASLRSKAYTRALMHFEAYILENKENIQDHLTFLQTLYAAMHEPDGVRGVNALRREEPSLREQILEHESIGLLRDATACYDRAIQLESDQIGHYHGVMTSMLGLGQLSTVITQVNGVLANKHQWKSELNTYRVEAAWKLGKWDLLEDYLSSERQSSTWGVRLGQLLLSAKKQDADTFYEKLKLVRKEQVVPLSAASYECGTYQRGYEYIVRLHMLSELEHTFTELQKQRECSVPSLSQLPPHWSDRLEMTQNSFRAKEPILALRRALLSLGPQLLSERLVGECWLQSARVARKAGHHQTAFNGLLNAENTHLAELVIEKAKWLWSKGDVHQALIVLQKGVAQCFPDDEPLMDPRSLQTKGKAMLLVGRLMEETANFESNAIMKAYKDVTNLLPEWEDGNFYLAKYYDKVMPMVTDNKLEKQGNLIRYIVTYFGKALQFGNQYIYQAMPRMLSLWLDFGAKVCEGEKAGRADRQMRQELGKINTAVSEHCANLAPYQFLTAFSQLISRVCHSSDEVFTVLMTIVAKVFLAYPQQAMWLMTAVSKSSYPMRMNRCNQILKKAISLKQSLEKFIGDANRLTDKLLELCNKPVDGNSTTLSMSIHFKQLKRLVEESTFSQILIPLQSVLIPTLPSIGGANTQHDAFPGHWAYLDGFEDSVEILASLQKPKKISLKGSDGRSYTMMCKPKDDLRKDCRLMEFNCLINKCLRKDAESRRRELHIRTYAVIPLNEECGIIEWVNNTAGLRHILTRLYKERGIYLSGKELRKLILPKTAPFEEKLRIHKEVLCARHPPVFYEWFLRTFPDPTSWYSSRSAYCRSTAVMSMVGYILGLGDRHGENILFDSFTGECVHVDFNCLFNKGETFDVPEVVPFRLTQNMVHAMGPMGTEGLFRQACEVTLRLMRDQREPLMSVLKTFLHDPLVEWSKQAKGLSKIQANETGEIVNEKAKTHVCDIEQRLQGVIKSRNKVLGLPLSIEGHVHYLIQEATDDKLLCQMYLGWGPYL, encoded by the exons ATGGAAGGGCTGGAGATGTCTGCGATGATACCGGCGCTTCAGGAGCTAGCTAG TGCCAGCGCGGCTGAGTACGACCAGGCGGTGCAGAAACCTCGACAGATCCTCTGCCAGTTCATTGACAGGATACTGACGGATGTGGATGTCG TTGCTCTAGGGCTGAATAAGAAGTCCAGTTCAGAGCCAGCttgtgtgatgctgctggacTTTGTGCAGCATATAATCAAATCCTCGTCTCTGATGTTCGCCAACCCTTCCTGCCAGCCTGCCGAGTACCCGGACACCACACAGAGCTGTACTG ACTTTAGCAAGTGGGTGGCGCTGCGTTTGCTCCGTGTGgcagcagctccagactgtGATGTCATCCATGGGCGGGTATCTGCTGTTTTGTGCTCTTTACTTCACACTTTGAGAGCCAGGGTACCATTTATCTTCAGCCGCCTCACTCAGGAGCTCATCTTTTTGGCCCAGGACCTAAGCAACATCCTGTACGCTCATATTGCCACACTGGCAGGAATGGGACACACTTTGGGCGTTCACACTCAGAGCCGCTGGCCTGTAACACCGCAGTCCTTCAGTATCTCCCCCGTTTGCGCTTCCTCGTACCTCACCCCCTCTACTCTTGTTCTATCCTCGCCTGCTGCCCTGGAGTCGCTGACTGCTGTGACGATCGGTGTCGTAACTGATGCCCTGAGGGGACTTGTCTCTCGTCATGACATCAGTGTGGCGTGGGAGACGGCTTGCTCTCTAATGGCCAATAGCAACACCAGGCTGAGGAAGAGCTCCATGGTAATGCTGAGGCGACTGGTGGAGCTGGGAGGTTTTCCTGAGATGCAGGGTCACGAGTTCTTCACAGCCTACCTTCATTTGCTGGAAACGCACTCCTACACATGCGCAGCAATCACAGACTTTGATGAGAAACATCCCTATGAAGGAGAGCTGCTACTCCTGACTCGCTGTGTGTTTCAGTCGTCTGGTGTCTCTCATTCACACTTTGAGCCCATCCACCTCTCGCAGATGTTCGAGTGTGTTTGTACTCTTGGAGGGACGAATGTCAAATTGGGGGCAGAGGTCACTGAATCACTCTGCTTGCTGTTCAGCTTCTTGTTGTCTGTTGCTGTAGTTTATGAAACTGCTGCGCTGCTAAGAAGGCAGCGAGTCACAGAGGTCTGCAGGATGCTGGCACGCACCATTGGAACAGAAAATCAAGCTGAA TGTGCGGAGGGGTTTCTAAAGGCGGCACTGAAGGCTGAGACCCTTACAGTGATGCAGAAGTCAGGAGATGGAGAACCTGCTGCCAAGAAATCCTGCAAATCCTCCACCAATCCAgtcagcaaaacaacaaaaacatcatcagA TGTGGTGGACATGCGTGTTGGCAGTGAGGTTTGGGCTGTGGTGAACAGTcgtctggaggagctgctgaccTTTTTGAACTCTGACGAAGCTGAAACCACACGGACTCTCTCTGCCCTGAAGGGTCTGGCCCTCATCCTCCACCTGGCAGCGCTGTGCTCCTCTCCCACAAG tccttctcctctcctctgggtGCCCACTGAGACTCTGGGCAGGGCCCTAaagagctgtcagtcagtgttagAGGGAGGTGCTCAACCTGTCTCAAACCAGAACTATTTTCAGTCCGCTATCCAGAGTACTGTTGAGGTCCTGGACTCTATCCTTTACCTAATGACAA TGAACAGCCAGAGTGAGGACGGGCTCCAGCAGCGAGTGTGCGCTCTGCTGTCTCTTCCCTGGGTTTGTGAGAACAAGTCTGTTTCAGCCTATAAGAGTTCAGGATTCCCCTCCTGGCTGCCTGCCTTAGCTCAGAGACTCAGCTCCTGCTACT CACCTGAGATCCAGGCAGACTGTGTGTCGCTGCTGGCCGTTCTACGCcgtggtgtgtgtgagaaatggcgcgtgtgtgtgttatccaAGTCGTTGCAGAGTCCAGATGAGGTGGTGAGGGTGGCAGCAGTCAGGTTCTTCCCCCTTCTTCTTCACCACCTGGGAAACACTCACCACAACCTCATcaactctgctctgct CTCCAGGCTTGAGGACAGTTCGGAGCAGGTGAAGAAGGAGCTAGCCAGGATCATCGGTCAGCTGAGCTGTATCCAATCAGAGCTCTCCCAGCTCAGTGACACCCGCACAGAGTCCACTcgtcatcctcacatcctctgCCTCCAACTCAGCCTCGCAAcagagcatgctgggagcaCTTTTCCATCCCTCAGGGCGACTGTTCTCAGACCCTTCCTTCCACTGCTTAATCACAAAGCTCCAAGCAGTGTTAAACAAG CTTTCCTAGAAGCTCTGCCTCACTTGTGCCAGCATGTAAAACTGGTTGCTGGAGAAAGCGACTCGGAAGCGGTTCtctgtgctctgattggtctACTGGAGGACCCAGATCCAGAGGTCAGAATTTGCTTCAGCCAATCAGTGCGTTTCCTGCTAACAGAAACCAAAAACTCAGAGCAGGACTCTCTGAGTGAG CTCCTGGTGTCCCGTCTTAAAAGGGCATTCAACAATGCTAAACTCAACAGAGATGATGACCTGCGTAACACTCTCATCCTCACCACTGGAGAGATTGGCAG AGCGTCTCAGGGCAGTTTGGTGTCGTTCTCTCTGCTGCGGCTGCTCCACTGTCTGCTGTCCAAGTCGTCCCCGGTTTCCGTGGCTGCTTACGCTCAGATCAGAGCTCTGGCCACTGCCAAAGGTCTTAAACTCCAGACGCTCTTCAGTCAGTACAAGAACCCTATTTGCCAG TTCCTGGTGGAGTCACTGCATTCACGCCATTCATCGGCCTTGCGGGGCACACCGGATCAGAGCAGcgaatcagccaatcagagagagCTGGCCCTGGACATCCTGGCTCAGATCGCTCATGCTTTTGATTTCCCAGACCTGCACCGCTTCCTCACT AGGACCCTGCAGGTGCTCCTGCCCTACCTCGCGGCCAAAGCAAGCTCTACTGGCTCCGCCCTCATCCGTACCCTGGCCAACGAGCTGAAGGCAAACAGGAGAGAGATCCTAATCAACAACTTCAAGTACATCTTCAGTCATCTGGTCTGTTCCTGCACCAAGGAGGAGCTAGAGAGGGCTTTCCACTACCTACAG AGCGAGACAGAGATTGAACTGGGCTCTCTGCTAAGGCAAGACTTCCAGGGTCTTCACAACGAGCTGCTGCTGCGCCTGGGAGAACACTACCAACag GTGTTTAATGGTCTGGCAATCTTGGCTTCCTTTGCGTCCAACGATGACCCGTACCAGGGTCCCCGAGACATCACCACCCCAGAGCGCATG GCGGACTACCTGCAGCCGAAGCTGCTGGGAATTCTTGCCTTCTTCAACATGCAGCTGCTCAGCTCCAGCGCAGGAGAGAAGGACCGCAAGAAGCTG GCACTGACAAGCGTGATGGCTCTAATGCGACTGATGGGCTCCAAACACATCAGCTCTGTCAGAGTAAAGATGATGACAACACTCCGAACGGCCCTCCGATACAGGGAGGActtccctctgctctgctgcca GACGTGGGAGTGTTTTGTGAGGAGCTTGGAGCCAGCACACTTGGGTCCTCTGCTGAGTCATGTTATTGTTGCACTCCTGCCTCTGATCCCACTGCAGCCCAAAGAAACCGCCGCTATTATTCGCTTCCTGATACTGGACAACAG GGAAGAAGTCAACGACTACCTCCATGAGATTTACTTTCTGCCAGACCACCCTGAGCTCAGAGACATCCACACAGTTCTGCAGGACTACAAGAAG CTGACGGCCAGCAGCAGCGACCTGGCCGCAGCACTGCAGCTCTCCATGAGAGCTGTTCAACATGAAAACGTTGACGTCCGGGTTCACGCGCTGACCAGCCTGCGGGACGTGATGCACAGCAAGCAG GAGTGGCTGCTGCGGCAGGTTTGTGCGAGTGAGGCGGTGGAGCCGGTCATCTCCAACCTGGTGTCGGTGCTGCTGAAGGGCTGCCAGGACTCATCTCCAGAAGCCAGGCTCCTCTGTGGCGAGTGTCTGGGAGAGCTGGGGGCCGTGGATCCTGGACGTCTTGACctgtcacacacgcacacccatGGCGACCGCAATACCTTTGTG AGTGGGGTCGATGATCCCAACTTCGCCTACGACCTGCTGACTGAACTGACCAGAACATTTCTGGCGTATGCTGATGATGTGAGAGCACAGGACTCCGCTGCTTATGCAATTCAG GAGCTGCTGTCCATCTTTGAGTGCCGAGAGGGTCGAACGGACTCACCAGGGCGGCGTCTGTGGAGGAGATTCCCAGAGCAGATTCAAGAAATACTGGAACCGCACCTCAACAGCAG GTATAAGAGCAGTCAGAAGGAGGTTAACTGGTCTAAACTGAAGAAGCCAGTGTACCTTAGTAAGAGAGGCAGCAAATTCTCCGATTGGTCAGCCACCTGGGCCGGATACCTCATCAGCAAG GTGAGACATGAGCTGGCCAGCAGAGTGTTCACTTGCTGTAGCTTCATCATCAAACACGACTACAAGGTCACAATCTACCTGCTGCCTCATATTCTGCTCTACATGCTGCTGGGCTGCACAccggcagagcagcaggag GTAACAGAGGAGATGCTGGCCGTGCTGACAGAGGGTGACGGACCAGGAGGGGGGCGTTGTCAGGAGACGGCCTCCAGCCTATCACAGCTCAGCATTCAGACTGTGTTCAGCATGTTGTCTCACCTGACACAGTGGAGCCGCCACATCCTCTATGCCACACCCAAACACAACG atGGCAGGGAGTACCAGCGCGTGGTGGCCTTCCTTAAGGGGATTCCACAGGACGTTCTGGCCAAAGCCTCTCTAAGATCCAAAGCGTACACTCGTGCCCTCATGCACTTTGAAGCATACATCttggaaaacaaagagaacatCCAGGACCATCTCACCTTCCTGCAG ACACTCTACGCTGCGATGCATGAGCCTGATGGAGTGAGAGGGGTCAACGCCCTGCGGAGGGAGGAGCCATCGCTACGGGAACAGATACTAGAGCATGAGAGCATCGGCCTGCTCCGAGACGCAACCGCCTGCTATGACCGGGCAATACAGCTAGAATCAGACCAG ATCGGCCACTATCATGGGGTGATGACCTCTATGCTCGGCCTGGGACAGCTGTCAACAGTAATCACTCAGGTCAATGGAGTACTGGCCAACAA GCACCAGTGGAAGTCGGAGCTGAACACTTACAGAGTGGAAGCAGCCTGGAAGCTCGGAAAGTGGGACCTGCTGGAAGATTATTTGAGCTCAG AACGTCAGTCCAGTACCTGGGGTGTGCGGCTCGGCCAGTTACTGCTGTCAGCTAAGAAGCAAGATGCTGATACTTTCTATGAGAAGCTGAAGCTGGTGAGGAAAGAACAGGTCGTCCCTCTGTCTGCAGCCAGTTACGAGTGTGGAACCTACCAGAGAGGATATGAGTACATCGtcag GCTCCACATGCTCAGCGAGTTGGAGCACACATTTACTGAGCTGCAAAAACAGAGGGAATGCTCTGTCCCCAGCCTCAGCCAGCTGCCTCCTCATTGGTCAGATCGACTGGAGATGACCCAAAATTCCTTCAGGGCCAAGGAGCCGATCTTGGCCCTCCGTCGTGCTCTGCTCAGCCTGGGACCACA GCTTTTGAGCGAGAGGCTGGTAGGAGAGTGCTGGCTGCAAAGCGCCCGAGTGGCCAGAAAGGCTGGACACCACCAGACTGCCTTCAATGGATTGCTGAACGCAGAGAACACACACTTGGCCGAGCTGGTCATCGAGAAGGCCAAGTGGCTTTGGTCCAAG GGCGATGTACATCAGGCCTTGATTGTCCTGCAGAAGGGCGTGGCTCAGTGTTTCCCAGACGATGAGCCACTGATGGACCCTCGCAGCCTGCAGACCAAAGGCAAGGCCATGCTGCTGGTGGGACGCCTCATGGAGGAGACGGCCAACTTTGAGTCCAATGCCATCATGAAGGCATACAAG gaTGTGACCAACCTTCTGCCTGAGTGGGAGGATGGAAACTTCTACCTGGCCAAGTACTACGACAAAGTGATGCCAATGGTGACCGATAACAAGCTGGAGAAACAGGGGAACCTCATCCGATACATTGTCACATACTTTGGAAA AGCCTTGCAGTTTGGAAACCAGTATATCTACCAGGCTATGCCTCGCATGCTGTCTCTCTGGCTGGATTTTGGAGCAAAAGTGTGTGAGGGTGAGAAAG CTGGgcgagcagacagacagatgcgACAAGAGCTGGGGAAAATCAACACGGCGGTGAGTGAGCACTGTGCCAACTTGGCACCGTACCAGTTCCTGACCGCCTTCTCCCAGCTCATCTCGAGGGTGTGTCACTCCAGTGATGAGGTCTTCACCGTTCTTATGACCATCGTGGCCAAAGTCTTCCTGGCGTACCCCCAACAGGCTATGTGGCTAATGACTGCTGTGTCcaag TCTTCTTACCCCATGCGAATGAATCGCTGCAATCAGATCCTTAAGAAAGCCATCAGTCTCAAACAGTCTCTGGAGAAATTCATCGGAGACGccaacagactgactgacaagCTCCTGGAACTCTGCAACAAGCcg GTGGATGGCAACAGCACCACCCTCAGCATGAGCATTCACTTCAAGCAGCTGAAGCGTCTGGTGGAGGAGTCCACGTTCAGCCAGATTCTGATCCCGCTGCAGTCAGTCCTCATCCCTACGCTGCCGTCCATTGGCGGGGCAAACACACAGCACGACGCCTTCCCCGGACACTGGGCGTACCTAGATGGCTTTGAAGACAGT gtggagaTCTTGGCCTCCTTACAGAAGCCTAAGAAGATCAGTCTGAAGGGTTCAGATGGGCGGAGCTACACCATGATGTGTAAACCTAAAGACGACCTGAGGAAGGACTGCAGACTCATGGAGTTCAACTGCCTCATCAACAAG tgcctACGTAAAGATGCTGAATCGAGGCGGAGGGAGCTACATATCCGTACCTATGCCGTGATTCCCCTCAATGAGGAGTGTGGCATCATCGAATGGGTCAACAACACCGCCGGACTTCGACACATCCTCACCAGGCTGTATAAGGAGAGAG GCATCTACTTATCAGGTAAAGAGCTCAGGAAGCTTATTCTACCAAAGACCGCTCCCTTTGAGGAAAAGCTACGAATCCACAAGGAGGTGCTTTGTGCCCGACACCCCCCTGTGTTCTACGAGTGGTTCCTCCGGACCTTCCCTGACCCCACATCATG gtaCAGCAGTCGGTCTGCATATTGCCGCTCCACTGCCGTGATGTCCATGGTGGGCTACATCCTGGGTTTGGGAGATCGCCACGG